Proteins encoded in a region of the Oncorhynchus keta strain PuntledgeMale-10-30-2019 chromosome 3, Oket_V2, whole genome shotgun sequence genome:
- the LOC127913474 gene encoding uncharacterized protein LOC127913474, with protein MKQVQWDEDGLTWDVYGASLDPEVLSSTLQKHLQLLTRTDSTNTETTSKTKNPPMETTTTSTPVMTTKLKTASMETATTSTPVTNKRKATFMATSPKATLVTPLSINSMATVAIETETDTKGEGDREGDRKRGAVEREGDVQREAEGEREGEVMRGEEEGEGTEEEGTPVLSRKSSYRESGRRRKKSGGVIRSLKRCVRSSNPND; from the exons ATGAAACAGGTGCAGTGGGATGAAGATGGACTGACCTGGGATGTTTACGGAGCCTCCCTGGACCCAGAGGTGCTCAGCTCAACCTtacag AAACACCTACAACTCCTGACCAGGACAGACAGCACAAACACAGAAACCACTTCCAAGACCAAGAACCCTCCCATGGAAACCACTACCACGTCAACCCCTGTTATGACAACCAAGCTCAAGACCGCTTCCATGGAAACCGCAACCACGTCAACCCCTGTCACAAACAAAAGAAAGGCCACTTTCATGGCAACTTCTCCAAAGGCAACCCTTGTCACACCCTTATCGATTAATAGCATGGCGACTGTTGCTATAGAGACTGAGACTGACACTaaaggagaaggagacagagagggagatagaaagcgaggagcggtagagagagaaggagatgtacagagagaagcagagggagaaagagaaggagaggtaatgagaggagaggaggagggagaaggtacagaggaggaggggacaccGGTGCTGTCTCGTAAGTCGTCGTACCGTGAGAGTGGGCGGCGCAGAAAGAAGAGTGGAGGAGTGATCAGGTCACTAAAGCGATGCGTTCGCTCCTCAAACCCCAATGACTAA